From Terriglobales bacterium, one genomic window encodes:
- a CDS encoding DUF3467 domain-containing protein — MPNPPNQPNIKLVNEPGYRESYANSVQVRVNVWDFFLVFGTMQQQVENEVEIRNFQGIYLSPQQAKALMTILQQNVTNYEQTFGEIKLDPRMAVGGPIN; from the coding sequence ATGCCAAATCCACCGAATCAACCTAATATCAAGCTGGTCAATGAACCGGGATACCGCGAGAGCTATGCCAATAGTGTCCAGGTCCGTGTCAATGTCTGGGACTTTTTCCTCGTTTTCGGGACCATGCAACAGCAGGTCGAGAACGAAGTCGAGATCCGCAATTTCCAGGGAATCTATCTAAGTCCGCAACAGGCCAAGGCCTTGATGACCATCCTTCAGCAGAACGTGACCAACTACGAGCAAACCTTTGGCGAGATCAAACTTGATCCGCGCATGGCAGTAGGCGGCCCGATCAACTAA
- a CDS encoding VIT family protein encodes MRRIHREQHRSERIGWLRAAVLGANDGIVSTASLVMGVAAANSQRSEIMLAGVAGLVSGALSMAAGEYVSVSSQADTERADMALERTELTTQRTAEENELATIYVQRGLEPELARTVALQLMAHDALGAHARDELGLSEHLLARPIQAALASAATFSVGAALPLLVVVSVAQARIVFAVPAASLICLFGMGALAARSGGASPWIGAGRVTFWGALAMAATAGIGALFGTTVS; translated from the coding sequence ATGCGTCGAATACATCGTGAACAACATCGGTCAGAACGAATTGGCTGGCTGCGCGCCGCTGTCCTAGGAGCAAATGATGGGATCGTCTCAACGGCAAGCCTGGTTATGGGCGTCGCAGCGGCGAATTCACAGCGATCCGAAATCATGCTTGCCGGTGTAGCGGGTCTCGTCTCGGGCGCACTTTCCATGGCGGCTGGTGAATACGTTTCCGTCAGTTCGCAGGCCGACACGGAACGCGCGGATATGGCTTTAGAACGCACTGAGCTGACCACGCAACGGACTGCTGAAGAAAATGAGCTTGCCACAATCTACGTTCAGAGGGGCCTGGAGCCGGAACTCGCCAGGACGGTCGCCCTGCAATTGATGGCGCATGACGCTCTTGGAGCGCATGCTCGTGACGAGCTTGGACTTTCAGAACACCTTCTCGCACGTCCTATTCAGGCTGCATTGGCGTCCGCAGCGACTTTCTCGGTGGGTGCGGCATTACCACTTTTAGTTGTGGTGTCGGTTGCACAAGCCAGAATCGTTTTCGCAGTGCCCGCTGCATCACTGATTTGCCTGTTTGGAATGGGTGCGCTCGCTGCGCGTTCAGGAGGCGCTTCTCCATGGATTGGCGCCGGACGAGTCACCTTCTGGGGAGCTTTGGCGATGGCTGCAACGGCAGGGATTGGAGCACTGTTCGGTACCACGGTGTCATGA
- a CDS encoding cation-translocating P-type ATPase, with translation MSVDTDPRSARAAYQLPFSDVIAQFKTDVRLGLSETEAQQRLAVYGKNEVAAEKPVPAWRKFLAQFQDLLVVLLLIATAVSAILWVYERESEWPYEAITIFAVVLLNAAMGYIQEQRAESAVAALRKMATAHAHVVRDGIQRELPATEIVPGDILLVEEGDTIPADARLIKSTALQTTEAPLTGESLPVSKDVGAITEEAGVGDRSNMIFSGTSVSYGHGRGVVIATGMNSEMGRIADMLKEVPDETTPLRKELDRVGKLLGSIVVVIAVVMIGTIVLVEDVRGFSAIFEVLILGVALAVAAVPEGLPAVVTVVLSVGVQRMARKNAIVRHLSAVETLGSASVIASDKTGTLTKNEMTVRVVVTASGRVEMQGTGYAPEGEVRREGGADVEGDLRLELSRTLSAADRANNAVLQQQQDGRWTIQGDPTEGALLVAARKAGLKAETLAARFERIGEVPFSAERKLMSTIHTDAERQERLLVFTKGAPDILLARCSQELVGENRRALTDARRKEILATNELLASQALRTLGIAFRTVPSDTESELLDSSVERDLVFAGIVGMIDPPREEAKQAVARAQGAGIRLVMITGDHPKTAQAIAFELGAGSGERAVTGAQLGAMSEETLLRTATESSVYARVNPEHKLRIVKALRQGGAVVAMTGDGVNDAPALKTADIGIAMGITGTDVSKEASDIILGDDNFATIVAAVEEGRSIFSNIRKFLRYLLSSNIGEVMTMFFGVLLAKVIGLRADNNAVVLPLLATQLLWINLVSDGAPALALGVDPSDPGVMNRPPRPIGEKVITRQMWLGIFFVGAVMATGTLFVLDACLPGGLIDGSGSMTYAQTMAFTTLVLFQMFNVLNARSDNESAFHGIFRNHWVWLAIFLSLAMQAAAVYMPVLQRAFSTSSLSFRDWVFCLTVASSVLWLRELSKVITPSTPRRVA, from the coding sequence ATGTCCGTCGACACTGACCCACGTAGCGCCCGGGCTGCGTACCAACTGCCGTTCAGCGACGTCATTGCGCAGTTCAAGACCGACGTGAGGTTGGGGCTGAGCGAAACGGAAGCTCAACAAAGGCTGGCTGTCTACGGAAAGAACGAGGTAGCGGCTGAAAAGCCGGTGCCGGCATGGCGGAAGTTTCTCGCACAATTTCAGGACTTGCTCGTTGTACTTCTTCTGATCGCGACCGCTGTTTCGGCAATTCTTTGGGTGTATGAGCGCGAATCAGAATGGCCGTACGAGGCAATCACCATCTTCGCGGTTGTGCTCCTTAACGCCGCCATGGGTTACATCCAGGAGCAGCGAGCGGAATCTGCCGTAGCTGCTCTTCGGAAAATGGCGACAGCCCACGCACACGTGGTGCGGGACGGCATACAGCGCGAGCTCCCGGCCACGGAGATCGTCCCCGGCGACATACTCCTGGTGGAAGAAGGCGACACAATTCCCGCCGACGCCCGTCTCATCAAATCCACCGCACTGCAAACGACAGAAGCACCTTTGACCGGCGAAAGCCTGCCTGTCTCAAAAGATGTGGGAGCCATTACCGAAGAGGCTGGTGTCGGCGATCGCAGCAATATGATTTTCAGCGGGACATCGGTGTCGTACGGGCACGGACGCGGTGTGGTCATTGCGACCGGTATGAATTCCGAAATGGGACGCATCGCGGACATGCTGAAGGAAGTTCCAGACGAGACCACACCATTGCGAAAGGAACTCGACCGAGTCGGCAAGCTGCTGGGTTCCATCGTGGTAGTGATTGCGGTGGTGATGATTGGGACCATCGTTCTCGTTGAAGATGTAAGAGGGTTTTCAGCAATTTTCGAAGTGCTCATCCTGGGGGTAGCGCTGGCAGTCGCAGCAGTTCCCGAGGGACTGCCCGCTGTGGTGACAGTGGTCCTCTCAGTTGGTGTTCAGAGAATGGCCCGCAAGAATGCCATCGTTCGTCACCTCTCTGCGGTGGAGACGCTCGGTTCAGCCAGTGTGATCGCCTCGGACAAGACGGGTACCCTGACGAAGAATGAAATGACCGTTCGAGTCGTGGTTACTGCTTCCGGCCGAGTGGAGATGCAGGGCACCGGCTATGCCCCGGAAGGCGAGGTGAGGCGAGAAGGTGGGGCGGATGTTGAAGGCGACCTTCGCCTCGAATTGAGTCGAACACTTTCGGCGGCAGACCGCGCTAACAATGCCGTTCTTCAACAGCAGCAGGATGGTCGCTGGACCATCCAAGGCGATCCTACAGAAGGTGCGCTTCTGGTTGCGGCTCGAAAAGCAGGATTGAAAGCTGAAACGTTGGCTGCGCGTTTCGAACGCATTGGCGAGGTTCCCTTTTCAGCCGAGCGCAAACTGATGAGCACGATCCATACGGATGCCGAAAGACAGGAGCGCCTCCTGGTTTTCACGAAAGGTGCACCCGACATACTTCTCGCGCGTTGCTCACAGGAACTTGTAGGAGAAAACCGCAGAGCCTTAACCGACGCCCGGCGCAAGGAGATCCTGGCTACGAATGAACTGTTGGCGAGCCAGGCATTGCGGACACTCGGAATCGCTTTCCGAACCGTGCCCAGCGATACGGAAAGTGAACTGCTCGACAGCAGTGTTGAACGCGACCTTGTGTTTGCCGGAATCGTCGGAATGATCGATCCTCCGCGGGAGGAGGCAAAACAGGCCGTTGCTCGCGCTCAAGGCGCCGGGATTCGTCTAGTGATGATCACCGGAGATCATCCTAAAACTGCGCAAGCGATCGCTTTTGAGTTGGGCGCGGGTAGCGGTGAGCGAGCGGTTACAGGAGCTCAACTTGGGGCAATGTCGGAAGAGACGCTGCTCAGAACGGCCACAGAATCCTCCGTCTACGCACGCGTGAACCCTGAGCACAAGCTGCGAATCGTGAAGGCGTTGCGCCAGGGCGGCGCGGTTGTGGCTATGACGGGAGACGGCGTCAACGACGCGCCAGCTTTGAAAACGGCCGACATCGGCATTGCCATGGGGATCACCGGAACCGATGTCTCGAAGGAAGCGTCCGACATCATTTTAGGCGATGACAACTTTGCAACCATCGTCGCGGCGGTCGAAGAAGGACGCTCCATTTTTTCGAATATCAGAAAATTTCTGCGGTACTTGCTGTCGTCAAATATCGGCGAAGTGATGACGATGTTTTTCGGCGTTCTGCTCGCCAAGGTCATCGGCTTGCGAGCGGATAACAATGCCGTCGTCTTGCCGCTGCTGGCAACACAACTCCTCTGGATCAATCTCGTCTCCGACGGGGCACCCGCCCTTGCGCTAGGCGTGGATCCCTCTGATCCCGGTGTGATGAACCGGCCACCCCGTCCGATCGGCGAAAAGGTGATCACAAGACAAATGTGGCTGGGAATTTTCTTTGTAGGCGCCGTGATGGCTACGGGCACGTTGTTCGTCCTGGATGCTTGTCTTCCAGGAGGGCTGATCGATGGCTCAGGAAGCATGACTTATGCCCAAACTATGGCGTTTACGACATTGGTCTTATTCCAGATGTTCAACGTCCTAAATGCTCGTTCTGATAACGAGAGCGCGTTTCACGGCATCTTCCGCAATCATTGGGTATGGCTTGCAATCTTCTTGTCACTCGCGATGCAGGCCGCCGCGGTATACATGCCTGTATTACAGCGTGCTTTTTCCACGTCGAGCTTGAGTTTTCGTGATTGGGTGTTTTGCCTCACTGTAGCTAGCTCAGTATTGTGGCTTCGTGAATTGAGCAAAGTCATCACCCCAAGTACACCCAGGAGAGTGGCGTAA
- a CDS encoding universal stress protein: MSTAASVPAISFKHILVATDLSPASLWSLPYVTEIALQYGSTVYVGHVIPFGTYVAVRPQTFDAVEEEVRQGAQKKLDSFATELKDHGVAAKTLLHEGDVGVVMPSWIKEHDIGLVALGTTGRSGIRKLTVGSIAEEIVRDAECPVLTVGPASSARKQVAIRNILYASDFSEDSRRAGAYAMSLAGRHKARLILLHVRNEEDLKLSHASLAERLEKVIPHQATPSASTEVLIAEGRPATKVLEIAGEHSVDLIVIGVRGSGWSRVASHFGSTAHAIIVGASCPVLTVRAPNQQ; encoded by the coding sequence ATGTCTACGGCGGCAAGCGTACCAGCAATCAGCTTCAAGCACATTCTCGTGGCGACAGATCTTTCACCGGCATCGTTGTGGTCTTTGCCCTATGTGACGGAAATTGCTCTGCAATACGGCTCAACCGTGTATGTGGGACACGTGATCCCGTTCGGCACCTATGTGGCGGTAAGACCACAAACATTCGACGCCGTGGAAGAGGAGGTTCGGCAGGGCGCACAGAAGAAGCTCGACTCCTTCGCAACCGAACTCAAGGACCATGGTGTTGCGGCAAAGACGTTGTTGCACGAAGGCGATGTCGGAGTAGTCATGCCCAGTTGGATCAAAGAGCATGACATCGGCCTGGTTGCCCTGGGCACAACCGGACGAAGCGGAATTCGCAAGCTGACCGTTGGATCAATTGCGGAAGAGATTGTTCGTGATGCCGAATGTCCAGTTTTAACTGTAGGCCCGGCATCGTCCGCCAGGAAGCAGGTCGCGATACGCAACATTCTGTACGCCAGCGATTTTTCGGAAGATTCGCGGCGAGCAGGTGCTTACGCCATGTCATTAGCGGGACGCCATAAAGCTCGGCTGATTCTGCTTCATGTTCGAAACGAAGAAGACCTTAAGTTGTCACACGCGTCGCTCGCCGAGAGACTGGAAAAAGTTATTCCGCACCAGGCCACTCCGAGCGCCAGCACAGAGGTGCTCATCGCCGAAGGAAGGCCTGCGACGAAGGTTTTGGAGATTGCCGGCGAACACTCGGTGGACTTGATCGTCATCGGGGTGAGAGGAAGTGGCTGGTCGCGGGTGGCTAGTCACTTCGGATCCACGGCCCACGCCATCATCGTGGGAGCTTCATGTCCCGTACTTACAGTGCGGGCACCGAACCAACAGTAG
- a CDS encoding lipid-binding SYLF domain-containing protein, whose product MKFGAVILFSLSLVFATGCAQRQNSASSGGAAARSNVEGIKAEAVDRMNDSANILRELVNAPDDGIPEFVLKDAKCVAVVPSMIKGGFVIGGKHGRGVATCRTNNGWSAPAFFTISGGSWGAQIGAQAVDVVMMIMNAQGMQDLLSSKFQLGGEGSVAAGPVGRQASANTDYKLQAQVLTYSRARGLFAGLDLSGAAIRPDEETTVAFYGKDVPFRLALSGELNPPRLSQEFLASVRQSFQEARAASNNPQ is encoded by the coding sequence ATGAAATTTGGAGCGGTGATTCTCTTTTCCCTTTCCCTGGTGTTTGCGACGGGGTGTGCACAACGCCAGAACAGTGCTTCTTCGGGCGGTGCTGCCGCGCGGTCGAATGTTGAAGGTATTAAGGCTGAAGCCGTGGATCGCATGAACGATTCCGCGAACATTTTGCGCGAGCTCGTGAATGCACCCGATGACGGTATTCCTGAGTTCGTATTGAAAGACGCCAAATGCGTTGCCGTAGTGCCTTCCATGATCAAGGGCGGATTTGTGATCGGCGGAAAGCACGGTCGCGGCGTGGCCACTTGCCGTACCAACAACGGCTGGAGCGCGCCGGCGTTTTTCACGATCAGTGGCGGCAGTTGGGGCGCGCAGATCGGTGCACAGGCTGTTGATGTCGTCATGATGATCATGAATGCGCAGGGCATGCAAGATCTACTTAGCTCGAAGTTCCAGCTCGGTGGAGAAGGCTCCGTAGCAGCCGGACCGGTTGGACGCCAGGCGTCCGCCAATACCGACTACAAGCTTCAGGCCCAGGTGCTTACGTATTCAAGAGCCCGGGGTCTTTTCGCGGGTCTCGACCTGAGCGGCGCAGCCATTCGGCCGGATGAGGAAACCACGGTGGCGTTCTACGGCAAGGACGTGCCATTCCGCCTCGCGCTGAGCGGCGAACTCAATCCGCCGCGGCTTTCGCAGGAATTTTTGGCTTCGGTCCGCCAAAGCTTCCAGGAAGCCCGCGCAGCGAGCAACAATCCCCAGTAA